From the Anaeromyxobacter dehalogenans 2CP-1 genome, the window ACTTTCCGACCGGCGGGGAGGGGCTGGAGGAGGCGCAGCGCGCCAAGCTGGAGCTGGTGTGCCGCAAGCTCGCGCTCGCGCCCGGCGAGCGGTTCCTCGACGTGGGCTGCGGGTGGGGGGCGCTGATCGAGCACGCGGCCGTCCGCCACGGCGCGCGCGCCACCGGGATCACGCTCAGCCAGCACCAGCTCCGCACCGCCGAGGCGCGCGCGGAGCGCCTGCGCGGGCGGGCGGACCTCGCGGTGCGGTCGGAGGACTACCGGACGCTCCGCCCCGAGGCGCCCTTCGACAAGGTGGCGAGCGTCGGCATGATGGAGCACGTCGGGCGGGCCCGGCTCGACGCGTACTTCGCGGCGGTGCACCGGCTGCTCCGGCCGGGGGGGCTGTTCCTCAACCACGCCATCGCGTCGGTGGACGGGCGGGGGCCGACGCTGCCCTGGGCCGGGCAGCGCGGCGGCGGGTTCATCTGGCGCTACGTGTTCCCGGACGGCGAGCTGGTCCCGATCGCCGAGGTGATCGCCCGGGCGGCGCTGGCCGGGTTCGAGGTGCGCGACCTGGAGTGCCTCCGGGAGCACTACGCGGAGACGCTCGCCGCCTGGCTGGGGCGGCTGGAGGAGCGGTACGGGGAGGCGGTCGGCCTGGTGGGCGAGCGGCGGGCCCGCCTGT encodes:
- a CDS encoding SAM-dependent methyltransferase; this encodes MDPARVAAAMFDSESRTFAVRLWDGTLLPPARDAGVRGVVLLRDPAALDALVPPAAERRLAEAILDGRIELEGDAIALVEAAARWTGPRPHPALAAAIAGALARRALHALGPAPLEARLHGGRHSVRRDRDAVRHHYDVSDAFYRLFLGEDLVYSCAYFPTGGEGLEEAQRAKLELVCRKLALAPGERFLDVGCGWGALIEHAAVRHGARATGITLSQHQLRTAEARAERLRGRADLAVRSEDYRTLRPEAPFDKVASVGMMEHVGRARLDAYFAAVHRLLRPGGLFLNHAIASVDGRGPTLPWAGQRGGGFIWRYVFPDGELVPIAEVIARAALAGFEVRDLECLREHYAETLAAWLGRLEERYGEAVGLVGERRARLYRLYLAASAAGFRLGRISVFQLLLARPDAEGRAVGTPRSRSGWYAERAKGRPERARG